One Glandiceps talaboti chromosome 20, keGlaTala1.1, whole genome shotgun sequence genomic region harbors:
- the LOC144451014 gene encoding E3 ubiquitin-protein ligase TRIM45-like — translation MAATASTVVNEVGDDFLSCAICLDQFTNPKIIPCFHTFCEDCLHALVERNYGVLLCPLCRKESPLPMGGVAKLQRNFYMDRLLEDITTGPTSTSTTGGKPSVCELCEDKVIKHVCIECQQYCCDTCARSHKKSKASSSHRVLTTDEYRQMKSTNPLAVQPVSYCKVHPTSQIKFYCDTCQTPVCSDCTVVKHPTATHALRDLHDLTSEYTDQLSEMMKKLKIKAKEAENNKNAAEELLKKLKTGFAWQLRGGQRLQSEDQTKHLECQREDFEFTYGNIVSMCSYVENLIQSGKVGHHLSTRQETVHRIQDLITMATQSPQQPERMRPKPSQGSCEVLREDTKTVWSSKCSVENVPKILVVGMTANIGIITRDSAEKQINIHEKVKAVLRKPDQTLEEVNIENTGDGRQYMKVHVAMEGDYHITFTIGDQQLPGSPFEIHVMKAVVKTIGKNGSRVTDWNRPSGLVINKDGCIVTADGGNYRIKVTDIHGNNILTFEDVGSTKFTPHDIAISVNNDYFMTDYHNHQVVVSKSDGNVLRCFGSTQLINPIGIAISPVDGSVYVSDWDGEVGEETNKDGHCIRKYTQNGRYIKSFGKYGTANGQFKGVLLLTINSQGIVFVVDMGNSHIQVFTADGDFMYVIGEGLLKHPKGLVLENDRYIYVTTNDDGVWKFDTDGQFIYAISNDVFGLDTPTGIAVTNDSPRRIVVSDTGNHCLKMLTVECVTNNTDTETLYMDWWHWI, via the coding sequence ATGGCTGCAACTGCTAGCACTGTAGTCAACGAAGTTGGGGACGATTTTCTATCCTGTGCTATCTGTTTGGATCAGTTCACTAATCCAAAAATTATACcatgttttcatacattttgtgaagACTGTTTACATGCTCTTGTAGAGAGAAACTATGGAGTTCTACTGTGCCCACTTTGTCGAAAAGAATCTCCTTTGCCAATGGGTGGAGTTGCAAAACTCCAACGAAATTTCTACATGGACCGTCTTCTTGAGGACATCACAACAGGACCAACCAGTACTTCTACAACTGGAGGTAAGCCAAGTGTATGTGAGTTGTGTGAAGATAAAGTCATCAAGCATGTCTGTATAGAGTGTCAACAGTACTGCTGTGATACCTGTGCTAGAAGTCATAAAAAGAGCAAAGCTTCTAGCTCCCATAGAGTGTTAACAACAGATGAATACAGACAGATGAAGTCTACCAATCCCTTGGCTGTACAACCAGTGTCCTACTGTAAAGTTCACCCTACAAGTCAGATCAAATTCTACTGTGACACCTGCCAAACACCAGTCTGTTCAGATTGCACAGTTGTTAAACATCCCACTGCCACCCATGCACTCAGAGATCTACATGATTTGACTTCTGAGTACACAGACCAACTTTCAGAAATGATGAAGAAGCTGAAAATAAAAGCAAAGGAAGCTGAGAACAACAAAAATGCTGCTGAAGAATTGCTCAAAAAATTAAAGACGGGGTTTGCATGGCAACTGAGAGGAGGACAAAGGTTACAATCAGAAGACCAAACTAAACACCTAGAATGTCAACGAGAAGATTTTGAGTTTACATATGGTAACATAGTCAGTATGTGTAGTTATGTTGAAAACCTGATACAAAGTGGAAAAGTTGGTCACCATCTCTCTACCAGACAAGAAACAGTTCATCGTATCCAAGACCtaatcaccatggcaacacaatCTCCACAGCAACCTGAAAGGATGAGACCCAAACCAAGCCAAGGTTCATGTGAAGTGCTCAGAGAAGACACAAAGACTGTCTGGTCTTCTAAATGTAGTGTAGAAAATGTTCCTAAGATATTGGTAGTGGGTATGACTGCTAACATTGGTATTATCACCAGAGATTCTGCTGAGAAGCAAATCAACATCCATGAGAAAGTGAAAGCCGTTCTAAGAAAACCTGACCAGACCCTAGAAGAAGTGAACATAGAAAATACAGGGGATGGTAGACAGTATATGAAAGTACATGTTGCAATGGAAGGGGATTACCATATCACTTTCACAATAGGAGATCAGCAGTTACCAGGATCACCATTTGAGATTCATGTCATGAAAGCAGTGGTGAAGACAATAGGCAAGAATGGAAGTAGGGTCACAGACTGGAACCGCCCTTCTGGTCTTGTAATCAACAAAGATGGATGCATTGTCACAGCTGATGGAGGTAACTATAGAATAAAGGTAACAGATATCCATGGTAATAACATCCTCACATTTGAAGACGTTGGTTCAACCAAATTCACACCACATGACATTGCAATATCTGTCAACAATGACTACTTCATGACTGATTATCACAATCATCAGGTTGTTGTGAGTAAAAGTGATGGAAATGTCCTCAGGTGCTTTGGATCAACTCAACTGATAAATCCCATTGGCATTGCTATCAGTCCTGTTGATGGTTCTGTATATGTTAGTGACTGGGATGGAGAGGTTGGTgaagaaacaaacaaagatGGTCACTGTATTAGGAAGTATACACAGAATGGTCGCTACATCAAATCCTTTGGTAAATATGGTACAGCCAATGGACAGTTCAAAGGAGTTTTACTCCTTACAATTAACAGCCAAGGAATTGTCTTTGTTGTAGACATGGGGAACAGCCACATCCAGGTGTTTACAGCAGATGGTGACTTCATGTATGTGATTGGAGAAGGTCTTTTAAAACATCCCAAAGGGCTGGTCTTGGAAAATGACAGATACATCTATGTTACTACTAACGATGATGGAGTATGGAAGTTTGACACTGATGGTCAGTTCATATACGCCATATCAAATGATGTCTTTGGACTGGACACACCTACCGGTATAGCTGTTACCAATGACTCACCAAGGAGAATCGTTGTTTCTGATACTGGAAATCACTGTCTGAAAATGTTGACAGTGGAATGTGTAACCAACAACACAGACACTGAAACACTGTATATGGATTGGTGGCATTGGATCTAA